One genomic segment of Ricinus communis isolate WT05 ecotype wild-type chromosome 5, ASM1957865v1, whole genome shotgun sequence includes these proteins:
- the LOC8267729 gene encoding uncharacterized protein LOC8267729 isoform X2, translated as MLKPQEKVVAKPGSMCFMSGSIEMENTFLPENEVGMWQWLFGKTVTSIVLRNSGPSDGFIGIAAPSLARILPIDLAMFGGEILCQPDAFLCSVNDVKVSSTVDYRARNVMASAEGFLRQKLSGQGLAFVVGGGSVIQKNLEVGEVLSVDVSCIVAVNTTVNVQVKYNGPMRRAVFGGDNLVTATLTGPGIVFIQSLPFQRFSQRIARAVTSPNMRENPKFFVQIAIFFFLAYVVIVSSLILTDV; from the exons ATGTTGAAACCACAAGAAAAGGTTGTTGCAAAACCAG GTTCTATGTGTTTCATGTCTGGGTCTATTGAAATGGAGAACACGTTCCTCCCTGAAAATGAAGTAGGTATGTGGCAGTGGCTTTTTGGGAAGACTGTCACAAGTATAGTACTTCGTAATTCTGGTCCAAGTGATGGATTTATTGGAATAGCTGCTCCTTCTCTGGCAAGAATTCTTCCG ATTGATTTAGCAATGTTTGGTGGAGAGATTTTATGCCAG CCAGATGCATTCCTTTGCTCTGTAAATGATGTAAAGGTCAGCAGTACAGTTGATTACAGGGCGCGCAATGTCATGGCTAGTGCAGAG GGATTTTTAAGGCAGAAGCTATCTGGACAGGGACTTGCATTTGTTGTTGGTGGAGGATCTG TTATACAGAAAAATCTTGAGGTGGGTGAGGTATTATCTGTTGACGTATCTTGCATTGTCGCCGTTAATACCACTGTCAATGTCCAAGTTAAATACAATGGTCCCATGAGAAGGGCAGTCTTTGGT GGTGACAATTTAGTAACAGCAACTCTGACGGGACCAGGCATTGTCTTTATTCAGAGTTTGCCTTTTCAACGATTTTCTCAGCGCATTGCTag GGCAGTGACATCCCCAAACATGAGAGAAAATCCAAAGTTCTTCGTTCAGAtagctattttcttttttctggcGTATGTTGTGATTGTATCTTCATTAATTTTGACCGATGTGTGA
- the LOC8267729 gene encoding uncharacterized protein LOC8267729 isoform X1 — MAAPFFSTPFQPYVYQSQQDAVIPFQILGGEAQVVQIMLKPQEKVVAKPGSMCFMSGSIEMENTFLPENEVGMWQWLFGKTVTSIVLRNSGPSDGFIGIAAPSLARILPIDLAMFGGEILCQPDAFLCSVNDVKVSSTVDYRARNVMASAEGFLRQKLSGQGLAFVVGGGSVIQKNLEVGEVLSVDVSCIVAVNTTVNVQVKYNGPMRRAVFGGDNLVTATLTGPGIVFIQSLPFQRFSQRIARAVTSPNMRENPKFFVQIAIFFFLAYVVIVSSLILTDV, encoded by the exons ATGGCTGCACCGTTTTTCTCAACTCCGTTTCAGCCTTACGTTTATCAG AGTCAGCAAGATGCAGTAATACCATTCCAGATTTTAGGTGGTGAAGCACAGGTGGTTCAG ATAATGTTGAAACCACAAGAAAAGGTTGTTGCAAAACCAG GTTCTATGTGTTTCATGTCTGGGTCTATTGAAATGGAGAACACGTTCCTCCCTGAAAATGAAGTAGGTATGTGGCAGTGGCTTTTTGGGAAGACTGTCACAAGTATAGTACTTCGTAATTCTGGTCCAAGTGATGGATTTATTGGAATAGCTGCTCCTTCTCTGGCAAGAATTCTTCCG ATTGATTTAGCAATGTTTGGTGGAGAGATTTTATGCCAG CCAGATGCATTCCTTTGCTCTGTAAATGATGTAAAGGTCAGCAGTACAGTTGATTACAGGGCGCGCAATGTCATGGCTAGTGCAGAG GGATTTTTAAGGCAGAAGCTATCTGGACAGGGACTTGCATTTGTTGTTGGTGGAGGATCTG TTATACAGAAAAATCTTGAGGTGGGTGAGGTATTATCTGTTGACGTATCTTGCATTGTCGCCGTTAATACCACTGTCAATGTCCAAGTTAAATACAATGGTCCCATGAGAAGGGCAGTCTTTGGT GGTGACAATTTAGTAACAGCAACTCTGACGGGACCAGGCATTGTCTTTATTCAGAGTTTGCCTTTTCAACGATTTTCTCAGCGCATTGCTag GGCAGTGACATCCCCAAACATGAGAGAAAATCCAAAGTTCTTCGTTCAGAtagctattttcttttttctggcGTATGTTGTGATTGTATCTTCATTAATTTTGACCGATGTGTGA